In the genome of Patescibacteria group bacterium, one region contains:
- the rpsT gene encoding 30S ribosomal protein S20: MPITKSAKKALRQNVKRRARNLVYKKKMKDLIKKVRTLVLEKKIEQAKKLLPQVYKILDKAAKVNVIKKNTADRKKSRITKLVNKKV, encoded by the coding sequence ATGCCGATAACAAAATCTGCTAAAAAAGCTCTTCGTCAAAATGTAAAACGAAGAGCCAGAAATCTTGTTTATAAAAAGAAAATGAAAGACCTGATAAAAAAGGTTAGGACTTTAGTTTTAGAAAAAAAAATTGAACAAGCAAAGAAACTTTTGCCTCAGGTGTATAAAATATTAGATAAAGCAGCTAAAGTTAATGTAATCAAGAAAAATACTGCAGATAGAAAGAAATCAAGAATAACAAAATTAGTTAACAAAAAAGTTTAA
- a CDS encoding B12-binding domain-containing radical SAM protein: protein MAEKKQDNQFLLRVIVPAYPEVNIYSRIAKKTTALGPIMIATSANELSGCRVKVTDENNFKGPRGKDGLPDHRALQKEDKASVVAVYCGLSSTIERAWETASFYHRQGVFVIAGGLHAHNCPEETLNHDFDIVVHGDGDVVIQQILLAFEEKNFENIPGVSYLEEGQFKRNGPKRNEILNLDSLPFPNFGLLEYNNKIKTYPISRIRGCNEGCEYCGVRGKVRFASPKHLFDTVGWLVKTRKAKSFFIVDDNSNADHEGTKEFFEMILTKYKRLKFAVQERLDDAEDIGFLKLMKKAGVRIVCIGAESPIDEELEAMKKGYDSSQMLKWLKIWRSLFWTHVMFIFGYPLKEKVTLINARERFILWKRFIRKASPDSVQILLPIPLVGTRLRKRIMNRIFPKIQWKKYDGNFPCFEPKNMTLKELQEMHIKLMSRFYNPWSIFRIPLKIITLPLHSLFLGWEDWHRGWDGIITKYGGYLTIKKWKKHNLKK, encoded by the coding sequence ATGGCTGAAAAAAAACAAGATAATCAGTTTTTGCTTAGAGTGATCGTCCCAGCTTATCCAGAGGTTAATATCTATAGCCGTATTGCGAAAAAAACAACAGCTTTAGGACCTATTATGATTGCGACATCGGCAAACGAACTATCAGGATGTAGAGTAAAAGTAACTGACGAAAACAATTTTAAAGGACCTAGGGGTAAAGACGGACTGCCTGATCATAGAGCGTTGCAAAAAGAAGATAAAGCTTCGGTAGTTGCAGTATATTGCGGACTTAGTAGCACGATAGAAAGAGCTTGGGAGACAGCTTCGTTCTATCATCGGCAAGGAGTATTTGTTATTGCTGGTGGGCTTCATGCTCATAATTGCCCCGAGGAAACTTTAAATCATGATTTTGATATAGTTGTTCATGGTGACGGAGACGTGGTTATTCAGCAAATTCTTCTTGCTTTTGAAGAAAAAAACTTTGAAAATATTCCAGGAGTCTCTTATCTTGAAGAAGGTCAATTTAAAAGAAATGGTCCGAAAAGGAATGAAATTTTAAATTTGGACTCTCTACCTTTTCCAAATTTTGGTCTTTTGGAATACAATAATAAAATAAAGACCTATCCAATAAGTCGTATTAGAGGGTGTAATGAAGGTTGTGAATATTGCGGCGTGAGGGGAAAAGTTCGTTTTGCTAGCCCAAAACATTTATTTGATACAGTTGGTTGGTTGGTGAAAACGAGAAAAGCAAAATCTTTTTTTATTGTTGATGATAATTCTAATGCAGACCACGAAGGAACCAAAGAATTCTTTGAGATGATTTTAACAAAGTATAAGCGACTTAAATTTGCGGTTCAAGAAAGACTGGATGATGCTGAAGATATCGGATTTTTAAAGCTTATGAAAAAAGCAGGAGTTAGAATAGTTTGCATAGGAGCTGAATCGCCTATTGACGAAGAACTAGAAGCTATGAAAAAAGGATACGATTCTTCTCAAATGCTTAAATGGCTGAAGATTTGGCGATCTCTCTTTTGGACACATGTAATGTTTATCTTTGGTTATCCTTTAAAAGAAAAAGTAACACTTATTAATGCCAGAGAAAGATTCATACTTTGGAAAAGATTTATTCGTAAGGCTTCTCCAGATAGTGTTCAAATACTACTTCCCATTCCTTTAGTAGGAACGCGTCTTAGAAAGAGAATAATGAACAGAATCTTTCCTAAAATTCAGTGGAAAAAATATGATGGAAACTTTCCTTGTTTTGAACCCAAAAACATGACTTTAAAGGAACTTCAAGAAATGCATATCAAGCTTATGAGTAGATTTTATAACCCATGGAGTATTTTTCGGATTCCTTTGAAAATTATTACTCTTCCTCTCCATTCTTTATTTTTAGGATGGGAAGACTGGCATCGTGGATGGGATGGAATCATCACAAAATATGGAGGATATTTGACTATTAAGAAATGGAAGAAACACAACTTGAAGAAATAA
- a CDS encoding DUF4870 domain-containing protein codes for MSEKTPQTPGASTKQGDQNLIAVLSYLGILFLIPLLVVKDNRFVQFHAKQGLVLFIAEIATVVIAWIPILGWIAGFILWIVWFVFSIMGIVNVLGGKKTPLPMIGKFAGKFKI; via the coding sequence ATGAGTGAAAAAACTCCTCAAACACCAGGAGCATCAACAAAACAGGGAGACCAAAATTTAATAGCAGTTTTGAGTTATTTAGGTATTCTTTTTTTAATTCCCTTGCTTGTAGTTAAAGATAATCGTTTTGTTCAGTTTCACGCAAAACAGGGTTTGGTTTTATTTATTGCCGAGATTGCCACTGTTGTGATTGCCTGGATTCCGATTTTGGGCTGGATTGCCGGATTTATATTATGGATTGTATGGTTTGTTTTTTCTATTATGGGAATTGTAAATGTTCTTGGAGGCAAAAAAACTCCCCTTCCAATGATTGGAAAATTCGCTGGTAAGTTTAAGATTTAA
- the ruvA gene encoding Holliday junction branch migration protein RuvA — protein sequence MIAYLDGKIIIKKEKFIVLNVNGVGYKVFLSKKSLAKLPEIEKPLKLFCFLNVKENIMDLYGFLNYKELEFFEILESIRGVGPKAALEISSLGSLENIKERILSKDEGLFDGIPGIGRKKAMAIILELTGKIRDISKKSAFTKVSADEAEQDLVGLGFSREKARAALARVPKDIKDAEQKIKQALKILGK from the coding sequence ATGATAGCTTATTTAGACGGCAAAATTATTATAAAAAAAGAAAAGTTTATTGTGTTAAATGTTAATGGAGTTGGTTATAAGGTTTTTTTATCTAAGAAGTCTTTAGCCAAACTGCCGGAGATAGAAAAACCGTTAAAGCTATTTTGTTTTTTAAACGTTAAAGAAAATATAATGGATCTTTATGGGTTTCTAAATTATAAAGAACTTGAATTCTTTGAGATTTTAGAGAGCATCCGTGGCGTTGGTCCAAAAGCAGCTCTTGAAATTTCTTCTTTAGGGTCTTTAGAAAATATTAAAGAAAGAATTTTATCTAAAGATGAAGGGTTGTTTGATGGAATCCCGGGAATTGGCAGGAAAAAAGCAATGGCGATTATTTTAGAACTTACAGGAAAGATTAGAGATATTTCTAAGAAGTCCGCCTTCACTAAAGTTTCGGCGGACGAGGCAGAACAAGACCTTGTTGGTCTTGGTTTTTCTCGCGAAAAAGCGAGGGCTGCTTTAGCAAGGGTTCCAAAAGACATAAAAGACGCTGAACAAAAAATAAAACAAGCTTTAAAAATCTTAGGGAAATAA
- a CDS encoding UDP-N-acetylmuramoyl-L-alanyl-D-glutamate--2,6-diaminopimelate ligase, protein MVKELIKKFIPGFLLGFYHYSLALIGAFLYGFPSQKLTVIGVTGTSGKSTVVELAADIFQEAGFKVASLSSIRFKIRDKEWENRLKMTMPGRLKLQKFLKQAVKAGCKYVVLEVTSEGIEQYRHKFINFGIAALTNLSPEHIESHGGFEKYRAAKAKLFQQTKKTHIINMDDGNAKYFLKFPAEKKIKYGINDAEISPKNLKLLGNFNLYNAITASKIAMSQGISLEICKRALEKIKGIPGRMEIVIKEPFTVIIDYAHTPQSLKEVYETIKNNKRMVCVLGACGGGRDKWKRPVLGKIAAEHCQEAIITNEDPYDEEPMEIIEQVAEGAQGKARKILDRKEAIKKALELANPGDIVIITGKGSEPWMCVAKGKKIPWDDRQMVKDLIFSKK, encoded by the coding sequence ATGGTCAAAGAATTAATTAAAAAATTTATTCCTGGTTTTTTGTTGGGGTTTTACCACTATTCATTAGCACTAATAGGAGCTTTTTTGTATGGGTTTCCTTCTCAGAAATTGACAGTTATTGGAGTAACTGGGACTAGTGGGAAGTCAACAGTAGTAGAATTAGCTGCTGATATTTTTCAAGAGGCAGGATTTAAGGTTGCTTCTTTGTCTTCAATTAGATTTAAAATCAGGGATAAAGAATGGGAAAACAGATTAAAAATGACTATGCCTGGCCGTCTAAAGCTTCAGAAATTCTTGAAACAGGCAGTAAAAGCTGGTTGTAAATATGTAGTTTTGGAAGTGACTTCTGAGGGGATAGAACAATATCGTCACAAATTTATTAACTTTGGTATCGCTGCTTTAACTAATTTGAGCCCAGAACATATTGAATCTCACGGTGGCTTTGAAAAATACCGGGCAGCAAAAGCAAAACTTTTTCAACAAACAAAAAAGACTCATATTATAAATATGGATGATGGGAATGCTAAATATTTTTTAAAGTTCCCTGCTGAGAAAAAGATAAAATATGGAATAAATGATGCAGAAATTTCCCCCAAAAATTTAAAACTTTTAGGCAATTTTAATTTATACAATGCTATAACAGCGAGCAAAATCGCAATGTCTCAGGGAATTTCTTTGGAAATTTGCAAAAGAGCTTTGGAAAAAATAAAAGGAATTCCTGGGAGAATGGAGATTGTAATTAAGGAGCCATTTACAGTAATTATTGATTATGCTCATACACCTCAAAGTCTCAAAGAAGTTTATGAAACAATAAAAAATAATAAACGCATGGTCTGCGTGCTTGGCGCGTGCGGCGGAGGCAGAGATAAATGGAAAAGACCTGTTTTGGGGAAAATAGCTGCTGAACACTGCCAGGAAGCGATTATAACCAATGAAGATCCTTATGATGAAGAGCCAATGGAAATAATTGAACAAGTGGCGGAGGGAGCTCAAGGAAAAGCTAGAAAGATATTGGATAGAAAGGAGGCAATTAAGAAGGCATTAGAATTAGCTAATCCAGGAGATATAGTAATAATTACTGGCAAAGGTTCAGAACCCTGGATGTGTGTTGCTAAAGGCAAAAAAATCCCTTGGGACGATAGGCAAATGGTTAAGGATTTGATTTTTTCAAAAAAATAA
- a CDS encoding RtcB family protein, translating into MISKKDFIKINNWLWEIPKSFRQDMRVPARIYTSEKMLEDIFQDDSIQQLINGTTLPGIVRYGIAMPDCHEGYSVPIGFVGAIKIPDGVISPGACGFDINCGMRLLKSEHAEKEIKPYLENLATEIQKQVPSGLGRGRGIKLSIEQIDKILRQGTHVLLKQGYGEKEDVENCEASGRLDWADASVVSDHAKNRGRDQVGTLGSGNHFLEIQKVAEIFDEKIAETFGLFKDQVVIMIHTGSRGLGHQVCTDYLKTMIPAMSKYNIKVPDKEFACVPFDSSEGQRYFSAMASAANYAWANRYMIAHYVRKAWKEVMGQKEKLELLYDVAHNIIKKEKYKIDGKDTEVIVHRKGATRAFPGQPVLLPGSMGTSSYILIGTEKGEEAFFSTSHGAGRRMSRREAMRTISGREVIDKLKQKGIIIKCRSMRGIAEEAPLAYKDIDNVVEVVHNAGLSKKVVKLVPLAVIKGE; encoded by the coding sequence ATGATTTCTAAAAAAGATTTTATAAAAATTAATAATTGGTTATGGGAGATCCCTAAATCTTTTAGACAAGATATGCGGGTTCCTGCAAGGATTTATACTTCGGAAAAGATGTTAGAAGATATTTTTCAAGATGACTCAATTCAGCAATTGATTAATGGAACTACTCTGCCTGGTATAGTGAGATATGGTATAGCTATGCCTGATTGCCACGAAGGTTATTCAGTGCCTATAGGTTTTGTGGGCGCAATCAAAATTCCAGACGGAGTTATTTCACCTGGAGCCTGCGGTTTCGACATTAATTGCGGAATGAGATTGTTGAAATCAGAACATGCTGAGAAAGAAATTAAGCCGTATTTGGAAAACTTGGCAACTGAAATTCAAAAGCAAGTTCCTTCTGGATTAGGAAGAGGAAGGGGAATAAAATTGAGTATTGAACAAATTGATAAGATTTTACGACAAGGAACTCATGTTTTACTGAAACAAGGATACGGCGAAAAAGAGGATGTTGAAAATTGCGAGGCATCTGGGAGATTAGATTGGGCAGATGCTTCTGTTGTTTCGGACCATGCTAAAAATAGAGGGAGAGATCAGGTTGGAACTCTTGGGAGTGGGAATCATTTTTTGGAGATTCAAAAAGTAGCTGAAATCTTTGATGAGAAAATAGCTGAAACTTTTGGATTGTTTAAAGACCAAGTTGTAATAATGATTCATACTGGTTCAAGAGGTCTTGGCCATCAGGTTTGCACAGATTATTTGAAAACAATGATTCCGGCTATGAGCAAGTATAATATAAAAGTTCCGGATAAAGAATTTGCCTGTGTTCCTTTTGATTCTTCTGAAGGACAGAGATATTTTTCAGCCATGGCTTCAGCTGCTAATTATGCTTGGGCTAACCGCTATATGATTGCTCATTATGTAAGAAAGGCGTGGAAAGAGGTAATGGGGCAGAAAGAAAAACTTGAATTATTATATGATGTGGCTCACAACATTATTAAAAAAGAAAAATACAAAATTGATGGAAAAGATACTGAAGTCATTGTTCATCGAAAAGGAGCGACAAGGGCTTTTCCTGGACAGCCAGTCCTGCTTCCCGGGAGTATGGGAACTTCTTCATATATTTTAATAGGGACAGAAAAAGGAGAAGAGGCATTTTTTTCAACCTCTCATGGGGCAGGCAGGAGAATGTCTAGACGGGAAGCAATGAGAACTATTTCGGGAAGAGAAGTGATAGATAAATTAAAGCAAAAAGGGATAATTATAAAATGTCGTTCAATGAGGGGAATTGCCGAAGAGGCGCCTCTGGCTTACAAAGATATAGATAATGTAGTAGAAGTTGTTCATAATGCTGGTTTGTCAAAAAAGGTAGTCAAACTCGTTCCTTTAGCAGTGATAAAAGGAGAGTAG
- a CDS encoding Nif3-like dinuclear metal center hexameric protein, with translation MKIKEIYNLAIQMGIKADFRGEEGIKKFLENKRKQYEKMDEKEKEEFDKEALKNPYLDSRIYHITEDKEIKKILVGIDIEPAEILMAKEIGDIDLIIGHHPIGKGLAHLADVMDLQCDVLNFYGVPINIAEGLMKERIEEVARGVNRLNHQRTVDTTKLLKMNLINSHTPCDNLAAKFLKDLIKEKKPERISDLIDLLKEIPEYKEAMKIGAGPKIFVGVPENRCGKIALTEITGGSEGSPKLFGKMANAGIGTVVGMHISEEHKKQAEEANLNVVITGHISSDSLGVNLFLDELEKQGIEIIPCSGLIRIPRI, from the coding sequence ATGAAGATAAAAGAAATCTACAATTTAGCTATTCAGATGGGGATTAAGGCAGATTTTCGGGGGGAAGAAGGAATTAAGAAATTTTTGGAAAACAAAAGAAAGCAATATGAGAAAATGGATGAGAAAGAAAAAGAAGAATTTGATAAGGAGGCATTGAAAAATCCCTATTTGGATTCCAGGATTTATCATATTACTGAAGATAAAGAGATTAAAAAAATTTTAGTTGGTATTGATATTGAGCCGGCTGAAATTTTAATGGCAAAAGAAATAGGGGATATTGACTTAATTATTGGTCATCATCCTATTGGCAAGGGATTGGCTCATTTGGCAGATGTAATGGATTTGCAGTGCGATGTTTTGAATTTTTATGGCGTGCCAATAAATATTGCCGAAGGCCTGATGAAAGAAAGGATTGAAGAAGTTGCCAGAGGGGTGAATAGATTAAATCACCAAAGAACGGTTGATACCACAAAACTTTTAAAAATGAATTTAATTAATTCTCATACTCCTTGCGATAATTTAGCAGCTAAGTTTTTAAAAGATTTAATTAAAGAGAAGAAACCAGAGAGAATCAGTGATTTAATTGATTTGCTAAAAGAAATTCCCGAATACAAAGAAGCGATGAAAATTGGAGCAGGTCCTAAAATTTTTGTTGGGGTTCCAGAAAATAGATGCGGGAAGATTGCCCTAACTGAAATCACTGGCGGAAGTGAAGGTTCTCCAAAGCTTTTTGGAAAAATGGCTAATGCTGGTATTGGCACGGTAGTTGGCATGCATATTTCAGAAGAGCATAAGAAGCAAGCTGAAGAGGCTAATCTAAATGTTGTAATTACTGGTCATATATCTTCTGATTCTTTGGGAGTGAATTTATTTTTAGATGAGTTAGAAAAACAAGGAATTGAGATTATTCCTTGTTCAGGACTTATTAGGATTCCCCGAATATAA